A window of Salmo trutta chromosome 17, fSalTru1.1, whole genome shotgun sequence genomic DNA:
gtagatatctcagataggggggagtgaggcctaagagggttttataaataagcatcaaccagtgggtcttgcgacgggtatacagagatgaccagattacagaagagtatagagggCAGCGATGTGTCCTCTAAGGAGCagtggtggcaaatctgatggccgaatggtaaagaacaccTAGCCGCTCGACAGCAcacttacctgccgatctataaatgacatctccgtaatctagcatgggtaggatggtcatctgaatcagggttagtttggcagctggggtgaaagaggagcaattacaatagaggaaaccaagtcaaGATGTAActtttagcctgcagctttgctatgtgctgagagaaggacagtgtaccatctatccatactcccaagtacttgtatgaggtgactacctcaagctttaaaccctcagaggtagtaatcacacctgtggggagaggggcatccTTCTTACCAAACcgcatgacctttgttttggaggtgttcagaacaaggttaagggaaTAGaaagcctacataaagctgtcccaacagcagagctttttTTCAGCaaataagaggcaatccataattttgATTAACACATTAAAGAGCGAACTAGGACagatagtcaatataactatttgttcagcacttttcatatgtacagcgacagaattcagaacatgggccgttcttacagtattctccttgtacactaagtcagaaccgtaggataaataaagggggcatataagcagacaatgaaaactCTTACAATATTAGATGATTAAATGTCTCTAAAagaggctataggctacatgtgcactaccaagtcagaacagtaggctaagttacagttgaagtcggaagtttacatagacttaagttggagtcaacatgtttttcaaccactccacaaatttcttgttaacagactatagtttggcaagtcggttaggacatctactttgtgcatgacacaagtcatttttccaacaattgtttacagaccagattatttcacttataattcactgtatcacaattccagtgggttagaagtttacatacactaagttgactgtgcctttaaacagcttggaaaattccagaaaatgatgtcatggctttagaaacttctgataggctaattgacatcatctgagccaattggaggtgtacctgtggatgtatttcatggcctaccttcaaactcagtgcctctttgcttgacatcatgggaaaatcaaaagaaatcagccaagacctcagaaaaaaattgtagacctccacaagtctggttcatccttgggagcaatttccaaacacctgaaagaaccacgttcatctgtagaaacaatagtacgcaagtataaacaccatgggtccacgcagctgtcataccgctcaggaaggagacgcgttctgtctcctagagatgaatgtactttggtgcaaaaagtgcaaatcaatcccagaacaacagcaaaggaccttgtgaagatgttggaggaaacgggtacaaagtatgtatatccacagtaaaacgagtcctatatcgacataacctgaaaggccgctcagcaaggaagaagccattgctccaaaaccgccataaaaaaacagactacggtttgcaactgcacatggggtcaaagatcgtactttttggagaaatgtcctctggtctgatgaaacaaaaatagaactgtttggccataatgacattttttacattttagtcatttagcagacactcttatccagagcgacttacagtagtgaatgcatacatttcatacattttttttctgtgctggccctccgtgggaatcaaacccacaaccctggcgttgcaaacaccatgctctaccaactgagctacagggaaggcttggttgaccatggttatgtttggaggcaaaaggggggaggcttgcaagccgaagaacaccatcccaaccgtgaagcacggggttggcagcatcatgttgtgggggtgctttgctgcaggagggactgttgcacttcacaaaatagatggcatcatgagggtggaaaattatgtggatatattgaagcaacatctcaagacatcagtcaggaagttatagcttggtcgcaaatgggtcttccaaatggacaatgaccccaagcatacttccaaaattgtggcaaaatggcttaaggacaacaaagtcaaggtattggagtggccatcacaaagccctgacctcaatcccatagaaaatgtgtgggcagaactgaaaaagcatgtgcgagcaaggaggcctacaaacctgactcagttacaacagctctgtcaggaagaatgggccataattcacccaacttattgtgggaagcttgtggaaggctacctgaaacgctttaaagttaaacaatttaaaggcaatgctaccaaatactaattgagtgtatgtaaacttctgacgcactgggaatgtgatgaaagaaataaaagctgaaataaatcattctctctactattattctgacatttcacattcttaaaataaagtggtgatcctaactgacctaagacagggaattgttactaggtttaaatgtcaggaattgtgaaaaacggagtttaaatgtatttgcctaaggtgtatgtaaacttccgacttcaactgtatgaaagGGACCATAttttagggtgaggcacatgggctactaacagcctactacacaacatacacttagtattacttagctacagtatgcatatctccctggcatattacagcATTTATGCAGCatcatacaagacatttttggacatTGTTTTggaccttgttgtgctgtgctcacttgaacaggaaggtggtgcggctgtccttgtgggcaaattttgtcatcaaagtctggcattctctggttttatggtgctttcaagacaactgggaactctgggaaaaaaacaaggttgaatcatgacgtcagtgatcttcaggtcggagctctagaaagaggcctgagttcccgacttggaattccaagttggttgactgttcaaaacgtattttcccagtcggagctagtttttttATCGAATTCCCAgatgtcttgaactcactgaagtctgagttttcccagttccgagttttcAGTGGTTTTGAATGCcacagaagtcatgctggattgacagcatgaaTGTTTGTcgttttaagcttggaaaagagactcttaaacccagacttggaccacacatgcactccactgaatagcaggctagtggttgttttgcaatgcttgcagttagcccctgattccttccaaaacactcattgttgaatttgggatttccaacttgttgtgtaatgtttatgtcaaatggccgatgagcaccgattgtcacgtcctgaccctagtaagatgtcattttctatagtagtgtagggcagggcgtgacagggagtgTTTTTGGTTAATctgtgttttctatttctatgtttaggttctagtttgtctatttctatgttgggattgtttggggttgatctctaattggaggcagctgatcctcattgcctctgattagagatcatatttaagtaggggtttttctcattgtggtttgagttattgtcttttgagtagtgtgttgtcctctcggcgtcacggtttgttgttttcctatttttcaagttatttatgtattgcattaagtttcacgtttaaataaatatgtggaactacgaaaacgctgcatcttggtccgctccttcgaacagccgtgacaccgATACATttgatctataatttctcttcatatgacaatgattgaaaaggatttgccagtagattattaatgtgattcatgatgatgactgcctgtctagcttgctagctatgattttgaaagtatgatgttgacatgatcactccaatcaaagctacagtagatataatgtgatttgatgtaattttatttgtggccaatgactttgagccttcttggatgggcacttctaatgtaactctgtggcagcacccaaggggctttaattttcgagctctccctgtagattttgcagtgacgtagtgtccccatgagtgagagaacactgagccaatcacggcccaactagagaacattaccaacccctacgctccgtatttgccactggctgccccaccaccacagaatgCACGGAAGTAGGTTGTAACACCtatattttggagctgccttactcaagaaagcaaaaaagagaccatgtttgtattttttgtttaactaggcaagccagttaagaacaaattcttattttacaatgacggcctaccctggccaaaccctcccctaacccgggaagacgctgggccagttgtgcgctgccctatgggactcccgatcacagccggttgtgatacagcccgggatcgaacaagggtctgtagtgatgcctctagcactgagatgcagtgccttagaccgctgcgacactcaggagtggattgtgtatgtgtgccattcagtgggtgaatgggcaagacaaaacatttaagtgcctttgaacggggtattgtaGTTGGTGCCAGACACACTggcttgagtgtgtcaagaactacaacgctcaTAGATGGCGGTGCTGAATTATCTGTACTACAGACAGCTATATTGGTCAACCAAtataggactagtaaaggcccagtgcacaacttattttttttattacgatttttttttggggggggggggggggggggtgctgcctCACCCTCAGGACCCTTACTTCCCATGGCTATGGCAACGCTGCTAAGTTTTTCACGCTcatcagtttcccgtgtgtatcaagaatggtccaccagcaaCTCAATatgaatgttttgtacactctgtataGGTCATTAAATGCcattacatacactatatatacaccaaagtatgtggacaccccttaaaacagatgtataaaattgagcacacagccatgcaatctccatagacaaacattggcagtagaattgcctatctgaagatctcagtgactttcaacgtggcaccatcataggctgccacctttccaacaagtcagttcgtcaaatttctgaccTTCTAgatctgccccggtcaactgtaagtgctgttattgtgaagtggaaacgtctatgagcaacaatggttcagccgcgaagtggtaggccacacaagctcatagaacaggACCGCCTAGTCCTGAAGCGTGCAGCGTGTTGcatcactcactaccgagttccaaactgcctctggaaacgcgttctctggagtgatgaacgCGTTCTCTGggaacagtttgaggaaggccctttcctgtttcagcatgacaatgcccccgtgcacaaagccaggtccatacagaaatggtttgtcgagatcggtgtggaagaacttgactggcctggacAGAGCCCTGACGCAACCCCATCGAacagctttgggatgaattggaacgccgactgtgagccaggcctaaacgcccaacatcagtgcctgacctcactaatgctcttgtggctgaatggaagaaagtccccaagcaatgttccaacatctagtggaaaaccttcccagaagagtggaggcagttatagcagcaaagggggaccaactccatattaatgccaatgattttggaatgagatattcgacgagcaggtgtccacatacctttggtcaagTAGTGTATTTTATGTCATTTATATGTCATGGTCATACCATGGCTACTCACACAAGCATCTCCCTGGGGGAATACATACACAATTGATTTTGTATTTGACCCACATATTTCCTATTTCATGCACTCTCCATTTAACCTGGTACTCCACTGAAGATCCAGAGACTGCATACCCCAGCCAAGACGTCATTTTGAAGAGGTTTGAGCAGGCCTTCATTATGTCTTGGGGACTAGTCACCTACGCTACTGTATTCAAGGACTTACTATAAGGGCCTGAGCTGAGGTCATTGCTGCCAGATgtaaacaatacacacacacacagatgcatgtaTATTGTTCGAGCCGTGTTATATGACTTTAGTTGTGACTGATTAAGTTGTTAGGATCATTCCAAACACAGAATAGATTGAGTTGACCAACCATTTTCAAGTTGTAACCAAACTGTATTGTCACACAAAATACACTGTGTAATTCTTACATGTTTATTACTGATGCACAGACATACGAGCTGGATGGGAGCACACATGACAGTGCCTGGGGCCTCAAGACCTATCAGGACGAGACCAGGCCGTTTGTGCCAGAACACCCAGACTTCCTGGGAGCTTGGGTCCTCTTCACTTGGCACAGGTGACTATGCAGGAGATGCACATGACCAGTGTAAAAATCGAATTAGAATCATGGCACCTTTAACAGTTGTACATGGATTAGTTTATGAAAAGATATACAGAATAAAAGGAAGAATGGGAAGAACAAATCACATGCCACTCTAATGTCGAGATGGAAGTACTTGTCTCGGGGCTGAATACAGCCATACCATTGAACACAGTGGAGGAGGCAATGAACCTACAGAAAGCCTTTCCAGAGATTGTAGCTGGATTTAACTTGGTAGGTACATCCTTAGTCACAAGGCTCCTCAAAATTGTCTAATCTCTTTTAGTGGAAAAAAATTATGATTCATATGGACTTAATTTATTAATTACTTTCATTACTAGGTTTATTACTAAATTGGTATAGGTTGTGCAGGGTGTTGTTGACGTGTCTGATGTTTTCTTCTGGTATTAGGTGGAAGACCCCTCTGGTACTTCGAGGAGGCTTTGTCTCTGCCAGGCGATAGAAGAGTCAACCATCCCTGCTTCCATGCAGGAGAAACTGGTGAGCACATGAACCCCTACGCCTCATCTGAAGTGTTCATATTAAGTCTAAACTCATGTAATAAGTCTGTTACAGTATAAGCCAATAGATCCCTTGTAGTATTTTGTGTTGAGAATGAATGAAGTTTGTACAgcacagatacagtgagggaaaaaagtatttgatcccctactgattttgtacgtctgcccactgacaaagaaattatcagtctataattttaatggtaggtttatttgaacagtgagggacagaataacaacaacaaaaaatccagaaaaacgcatgtcaaaaatgttataaatcgatttgcatttttatgagggaaataagtatttgacccctctgcaaaacatgatttagtacttggtggtaaaacccttgttggcaatcacaagaGGTCAGACAtagttgtagttggccaccaggtttgcacacatctcaggagggattttgtcccactcctctttgcagatcttctccaagtcattaaggtttcgaggctgatgtttggcaactcgaaccttcagctccctccacagattttctatgggattaaggtctgaagactggctaggccactccaggaccttaatgtgcttcttcttgagccactcctttgttgccttggccgtgtgttttgggtcattgtcatgctggaatatccatccacgacccattttcaatgccctggctgagggaaggaggttctcacccaagatttgacagtacatggccccgtccatcgtccctttgatgcggtgaagttgtcctgtccccttagcagaaaaacacccccaaagcataatgtttccacctccatgtttgacggtggggatggtgttcttggggtcataggcagcattcctcctcctccaaacacggcgagatGAGTTGATGCgtaagagctccattttggtctcatctgaccacaacactttcacccggttgtcctctgaatcattcagatgttcattggcaaacttcagacgggcatgtatatgtgctttcttgggcagggggaccttgcgggcgctgcaggatttcagtccttcacggcgtagtgtgttaacaattgttttctttgtgactatggtcccagctgccttgagatcattgacaagatcctcccgtgtagttctgggctgatttctcaccgttctcatgatcaatacaactccacaaggtgagatcttgcatggagccccaggccgagggagattaacagttattttgtgtttcttccatttacgattaatcgcaccaactgttgtcaccttctcaccaagctgcttgacgatagtcttctagcccattccagccttgtgtaggtctacaatcttgtcgctgacatccttggagagctctttggtcttggccatggtggagagtttggaatctgattgattgattgcttctgtggacgggtgtcttttatacaggtaacaaactgagattaggagcactccctttaagagtgtgctcctaatctcagctcgttacctgtataaaagacacctgtgagccagaaatctttctgattgagagggggtcaaatacttatttccctcatttaaaatgcaaatcaatttataaaatttttgacatgcgtttttctggatttgtttgttgttattctgtctctcagtgttcaaataaacctacaattaaaattatagactgatcatttctttgtcagtgggcaaacgtacaaaatcagcaggggatcaaatacttttttccctcactgtaagtgatTACTATCATCTACATTGATGGCATTGATTGACCTCACTGTCATTCGCAGATGAAGACAACACTGATATGGATGGGAGCCTGCTGGATGCTCTACTGATCAACGCGTCTTGCACCGGCCACGGCTTTTCCCTGCTGCGCCACCCAGTTGCCAAGGAGCTCTCTAGGAAGAGAGGGGTGGTGTTAAAGGCGTTGGAAGGCCCGCAGGGTTTCCCAATCTCTCACATAGAAACTCTCAAGGAACTGGCTATGAACTCCATCAGGTGAGGCCAAGCATCGTACAAGATTGGTGGAATATCCTGGACTAGCTTAGTTACCTGCAACTGTTTCTACCATGGTATGATTGAGTAAAAATTCTGACTTTAAatgttttctatgtctatgttccAGGTATAGCTCTGTCTCCACAGCTGAAGGAGAAAGCCTTGACCTTGTGGCAAAGAAAATGGGAAATGTTTGTCTCAGAGAACTCACGATACAGACCTGCTTGGGGAGAGGCCTGGGGCAGAGGAGTACTCATTTGGACGCTGACTGTTACAGTGGCATCACCTCAGACCTTGAGCCTGTTGCTTGTGCCCCATAAGTGTTACCACATGAAGGGAAGGATATTTGGCATGGTGTTCCCAAATGACAAATGGACACAATTAGGACAAGGGAAAGGATGCAGTtgttatttaaacattatttcatATGAATACGGAGCTCCAGACGGTTTGGCAAATTAAGtttgagaagagaaagagaacgagCTCATATCGCCCTCCAGTGGATTTGGTTTGTATAACACTCCTGTAAAAATCAGCAGACCACACTGCTGTCAGTTCCCACAAAATGGAGGCCCCTGACAGGAGTGGAATTCACTAGTCAAATAGTCATGAAAGGACGCTGTTTGTTTTCATGCAAAGGCATTTGACAAAAATAAATTCTGTTGCGGAAGAttgtatttgcattttaattgcGAATTCAGGGAGGCTCTATATGGTAATAGTGGCATAAGGTGCACTGTGTGAAAATGCTTACACTGTATAAACTGACCAGCTAGTCTTTGATTTATTTAATTGTGTTGGAGGCTGATAATGTATTTAAGAAAGCAAACATGATTTTGTTATGGGATTTAATGGAGAACctggtcatttttttttttttcatatttaGTCTGGAAATTAGCTACATTTCATTCATTATACCTATTTTAACAAGGTACACACTTTAGCATTCTGATTAGGCACATACATGTTATGTGTAGAACAGTAGGCAGCCTTAAGCATGGACACACAATTCTCTATGAAGATTTTTGATTGTATTTGGTAAGTAGTGAAAACTTTTGAGTAAATTGAAGGAAAACATCAAAGATTATTACTATAACAATTTGTTTGCTGTGTTACAAATCATTTATTATGCCCATTCAATTTATTTGCATAGACAATAAATGTATCTCTCCAATAGTGCACGACCCTGTAAACCTTTATCGACTGCTGGTGTTGAACTGGGAGAAGTAACTGTCATCTGGGATGTTAGTATACACCTTCTCCAAATACTTTTTCCTGGACAGAGAAGAAAAATGCATTTGTCTAATAACTGATATCAAGAACAAAACTGTAGGCATTTGATAGTGTATGTCATCTATTGATGGGCAGGTCAGCACATTGTTGTTGATGATCTGTTCTGTGCTAATCCTGTTGGTGACAGTTTCTTCTGCCCAATTTAATTCACAATTCCAAATAAAATGACTGACATCAAGCATGTGAATGATACTATACATTATTGGATTGAAAACAACAAACGGATCAAAAGGTGTAAAGGTGTGTCCATGTGTCTAAACCTAATCCATGTGGAAAGCTTCTTACTGTTCATGGTGGGCCTCAGACAGCTGTGCGTTGGTGTTATCCAGGGTGCGACGGAGCTGCTTGTTGATGCGGGCCTGCCGTCGCTCCAGTAGTAGGGCGTTGCGAGCTGAGGTCACACAGAACCGGTCATGGTGGAGCTCCTCCTTCTGCTGCTCAGCCTGCACAACCAAACATGAAGAGAGAGTTTCATTCCATTCGATGCTTCTCGATAAGAAAAAATAAGAATTGGAATTTCATTTTCCTTCCTGAATTGAACTGGAATTGACCCAAAACCTGGTCTGCAATCATGGTTGTTGCTATCCACCCCATTTCCTCTTTTAGAAGTGTTTAATTGTCAAATGAAAATATCTTTGACTGCTCAACGCAGACATCCCAAAACAGGcaaaagagacagacagatagatgtgGCAGATGTACCCTCTTCTCCTCTATCTGTTGCTGATGGCAGTCGATGACGTGCTGCAGCTGCTCGTTTGTGAGGCCCTTGCAACTGTCAGGCCTGAGGTGGGGTAGACCCAGCACGCTGATGCCCTGCTCCGGGCTCTTACTCAGCAGCTCTCCTTGAAGCTGGTTTAGGAtgtctgtcctgttgttgtcctCCTCCTGCTGCCACTTTTTCCACCGCTTCTCTGCATTCTCTGCTGCCTACAGACAGAGACAATGTCACACAGTAAACATATTTTGACAGAAGGATGTCCTGTTCCACTACATACAAAAAACAGGAATGATCGCCACACCTGGTTAGAGAAGGCTACTGTACTACCAATCCTAATAACGCACCTTTGCCAGTTTGACAACCACACCTGGTTAAGCATCAGGTAAAGTATAATGACTCACCTTTGCCAGATTGAAATCATTTGTAGCCAGGGCTGcggctctcctcctctcctcctcgatCTTCTGGAGCTGGAAAGCTTGGATGTCCAGGTCCACTCTGTCCTGGTCATACTGCTGCTCTGCATTGGTGAGGCAGAGAGTGTTTGAGATGAGGCAGTGTGAATGTATGAGAGTCTAGCGACAGGCCAGTTTGTGTCgggttgtttcctaccttccagTCTCTGCTGGTGTCGTGCTGTGGCCAGCTCATGTTGCTGCTGGACAGACCACTCTCTGAGCTGCTCCTGCTGCTTCTTCAGCCTCCCCTGGCTGTCTGGGTCCTCACCCACAAGCCCCGGCAGCATCTGGATCCCGTCCTGATTCTTAACTTTGTCCGGGTTGCTTAAGTCATACTCTCGTCGGCTCCTCCTCAGCTGGAAGTTCAGCCGAAAGTCCTCTATGGCTCCCTGCAGCAGACGCTCATCCTTGAGTTGGCGTTGTTTAAGTAGACAGGCGGCCTTGTCGTTACACACCGCATCTGCAGCTAGAGGGTATGCATTCGACAGACATAGCCTATGACACTAGCTACTAAACAGAATTCCATTGAATCTCATGAATAGAAGCTTGTAGAGCTGTATTTTAGGCCTATCAATCATCACATTGAATTGAAACCCCTTAGGCTTTAGTGTTTTTGCCAGATATAAAAACGTCCGCCCATACTGTATTTTAGTGCACTTACCATATGCTTTTAGTGACTCTGCCTCTtcatttttctttctttcattcactTTGGATTCAAGAGCCACTTTATCTATCTGTCAGTAAGAGAAAATTGGGACAAAATGGCTTTACAACTAACATGAATGGACAGATGTCACAGCCGGTTACAAAGTTGCAAGCCAAGTTGTAATAATTTACCCCAATTGTTCTAACTTTAGCATTGAAAATCCTATCTTGACGTTGCGTCTCTCTATTGCGCCTCCTCTCCAAACTATCCGCAGCAATGCGGTCCGAAAGTAATTCTATATTGTACATTTTCCTATCTTGTAATGAGGTTTTCCCGTACTGTCTCGCTGCAGTTAGAATCGAAGGACGATGGGCCGAATGCACTCTGCAAACATTCGTTGCTAGGATACCTGGCTTCCGGATACTTTCGGTCTTCTGGGTCTGACTCGTATTCTGCCAGCGACACGAATGACGTCACCTTTGTATGGTAAtgaatccaatgttatttgtcacatgcgccgaatacaacaggtgtagaccttacagtgaaatgcttacttagaagcccttaaccaacaatgcagttttaagaagaataccaacaaaaaaagttaaagaaaagtaacataattaaagagcaacagtaaaataacaatagcgaggctatatacaggggcaccggttagtcgacgtaattgaggtaatatgtaggtagagttattaaagtgactatgcatagataacagagtagcagcagtaaaagggggggggctagacttggtgctctggtatagcttgccgtgaggtagcagcgagaacagtctatgactagggtggctggagcctttgacaattttttgggccttcttctgacaccacctggtatagaggtcctggatggcaggaagcttggccccggggATGTACTGGGcaatacgcactaccctctgtagtgccttgaagTTGGAGGCCGaagagttgccataccaggcagtgatgcaaccagtcaggatgctctcaatggtgcagctgtagaaccttttgaggaccgatgccaaatcttttgaggctcctgagggggaacaggttttgtcgtgccctcttcacgactgtcttggtgtgcttggaccatgttagtttgttggtgatgtggacaccaaggaacctgaagctctcaacctgctccactacagccctgtcgatgagaatgg
This region includes:
- the LOC115152230 gene encoding RIB43A-like with coiled-coils protein 2, which encodes MYNIELLSDRIAADSLERRRNRETQRQDRIFNAKVRTIGIDKVALESKVNERKKNEEAESLKAYAADAVCNDKAACLLKQRQLKDERLLQGAIEDFRLNFQLRRSRREYDLSNPDKVKNQDGIQMLPGLVGEDPDSQGRLKKQQEQLREWSVQQQHELATARHQQRLEEQQYDQDRVDLDIQAFQLQKIEEERRRAAALATNDFNLAKAAENAEKRWKKWQQEEDNNRTDILNQLQGELLSKSPEQGISVLGLPHLRPDSCKGLTNEQLQHVIDCHQQQIEEKRAEQQKEELHHDRFCVTSARNALLLERRQARINKQLRRTLDNTNAQLSEAHHEQKKYLEKVYTNIPDDSYFSQFNTSSR